Proteins co-encoded in one Girardinichthys multiradiatus isolate DD_20200921_A chromosome 11, DD_fGirMul_XY1, whole genome shotgun sequence genomic window:
- the si:ch1073-224n8.1 gene encoding histone-lysine N-methyltransferase PRDM9, with amino-acid sequence MVSLTPGLDRDHQNSRNVNGAGVDLGLSGSVDESLHGFEPRDEYKMCQLSIQPDGSVTNHTLDSFSSSSSHMCSDTRGTDERQPQGPSGTSRFEIKEEQGPPSGSGQPSRKDNQVGDEDGASLNVGDIAYGQVGDEGGTQRSFSNTLRHQRLVRDCGSAMQQQGSLDGQKPLSRTFGVGRSDTVSPGRAEDSAGPSAPDNAGEPSVDRPHHCLECGKTFRLISSLKKHIRIHTGEKPYPCAVCGRRFRESGALKTHLRIHTGEKPYSCSECGNCFRHLDGLRKHRRTHTGEKPYVCAICGKRLSRLQHLKHHQLIHTGERPCCCPFCNRTFKEPAALRKHVRTHRDEGGHMGIAPIEETDPDALDDINNLHPAAPSPQMRFGEWGAEEEDGSVADCV; translated from the exons ATGGTTTCACTGACTCCAGGCTTGGACCGAGACCACCAGAACTCCAGGAATGTGAACGGAGCAGGGGTGGACCTTGGTCTGAGCGGCTCTGTCGATGAATCTCTTCATGGCTTTGAACCAAGAGATGAATACAAAATGTGTCAGCTTTCAATCCAGCCTGATGGCTCAGTGACAAACCACACTCTGGACTCGTTTTCATCCAGCTCATCTCACATGTGCTCCGACACCAGAGGAACAG ACGAGAGGCAGCCTCAGGGTCCCAGTGGAACATCCAGATTTGAGATCAAAGAGGAGCAGGGACCACCTTCAGGTTCTGGTCAGCCCAGCAGGAAGGACAACCAAGTTGGGGATGAAGACGGGGCGTCCCTTAATGTGGGGGACATTGCTTACGGTCAAGTTGGAGATGAAGGTGGCACTCAGCGTTCTTTCTCTAACACGCTGCGTCACCAAAGACTCGTCCGTGACTGTGGCAGTGCCATGCAGCAGCAGGGAAGTCTCGATGGACAGAAACCGTTGTCCAGGACTTTTGGAGTAGGCAGAAGTGACACAGTTTCACCAGGCAGAGCCGAGGACTCTGCTGGGCCTTCAGCCCCTGACAACGCTGGGGAGCCCTCAGTGGACCGGCCCCACCACTGCTTGGAGTGTGGCAAGACCTTCCGTCTGATCTCCAGCCTGAAGAAGCACATCCGCATCCACACGGGTGAGAAACCGTACCCGTGTGCAGTCTGCGGCCGCCGTTTCCGTGAGTCCGGGGCACTCAAAACGCACCTGCGCATACACACCGGCGAGAAGCCCTACTCGTGCTCCGAGTGCGGCAACTGCTTCCGCCACCTAGACGGTCTGCGCAAACACAGGCGCACGCACACGGGCGAGAAACCCTACGTGTGCGCCATCTGCGGGAAGCGTCTGAGTCGCCTACAGCACCTCAAACACCACCAGCTCATTCACACCGGAGAGAGGCCCTGCTGCTGCCCCTTTTGCAACCGCACCTTCAAGGAGCCCGCGGCGTTGCGGAAGCACGTCCGGACGCACCGCGACGAAGGCGGCCACATGGGGATCGCCCCCATCGAGGAAACGGACCCAGATGCCTTGGATGACATCAACAACCTCCATCCTGCAGCTCCCTCTCCCCAGATGCGGTTCGGGGAGTGGGGGGCCGAAGAGGAGGATGGCTCAGTTGCAGACTGTGTTTAA